The following are from one region of the Streptomyces rubrogriseus genome:
- a CDS encoding LacI family DNA-binding transcriptional regulator, which produces MTSPQPAETRTQKRSAQTATLAEIAREAGVSAPTVSKVLNGRADVAPSTRARVEELLRAHGYRRRRAESTRSPLIDLVFHELESAWAMEVIRGVENVARDAGLSVVLSESAGRLTPGRTWADQVAARRPHGVILVLSGLDESQRALLTSRSIPFVVMDPAGDPGADVPSIGATNWQGGLAATRHLVDLGHTRIGAISGPTRMMCSRARVDGYRAALETAGLPVDPGLIVTGDFHHEAGYRQGLELLRRPDRPTAVFAGNDLQALGLYEAARELGLRIPHDLSVVGFDDLPVARWVGPPLTTVRQPLMEMAEAAARLVLDLGREDRSSTATRVELATSLEVRSSTAPPREGQAVAG; this is translated from the coding sequence ATGACATCCCCGCAGCCCGCTGAAACCCGGACGCAAAAGCGGTCCGCCCAGACCGCGACCCTCGCCGAGATCGCGCGCGAGGCCGGTGTGTCGGCGCCGACTGTTTCGAAGGTGCTCAACGGCCGCGCCGACGTCGCCCCGTCGACCCGCGCCCGCGTCGAGGAGCTGCTGCGCGCCCACGGTTACCGCCGCAGGCGGGCCGAGTCCACCCGCTCGCCCCTGATCGACCTGGTCTTCCACGAGCTGGAGAGCGCCTGGGCGATGGAGGTCATCCGCGGCGTGGAGAACGTGGCCAGGGACGCCGGGCTCAGCGTCGTGCTCTCCGAGAGCGCGGGCCGCCTCACGCCCGGCCGGACCTGGGCCGACCAGGTCGCCGCCCGCCGCCCGCACGGCGTGATCCTGGTCCTGTCCGGCCTCGACGAGTCCCAGCGTGCCCTGCTCACCAGCCGCTCCATCCCGTTCGTGGTGATGGACCCGGCCGGCGACCCGGGCGCCGACGTGCCGTCCATCGGCGCCACCAACTGGCAGGGCGGCCTCGCCGCCACCCGGCACCTGGTCGACCTCGGGCACACCCGCATCGGCGCCATCAGCGGCCCCACCCGCATGATGTGCAGCCGCGCCCGCGTCGACGGCTACCGGGCCGCCCTGGAGACGGCGGGGCTGCCGGTCGACCCCGGCCTGATCGTGACCGGCGACTTCCACCACGAGGCCGGCTACCGGCAGGGTCTCGAACTGCTGCGCCGCCCGGACCGCCCGACCGCCGTCTTCGCCGGCAACGACCTCCAGGCGCTCGGCCTGTACGAGGCGGCGCGTGAGCTGGGGCTGCGCATCCCGCACGACCTGAGCGTGGTCGGGTTCGACGACCTGCCGGTGGCCCGCTGGGTGGGACCGCCGCTGACGACCGTACGGCAGCCGCTGATGGAGATGGCCGAGGCGGCGGCGCGGCTGGTCCTGGACCTCGGGCGGGAGGACCGCTCCTCGACGGCGACCCGCGTGGAGCTGGCCACCAGCCTGGAGGTGCGCAGCAGCACGGCGCCGCCCCGGGAGGGCCAGGCCGTCGCGGGATGA
- the tsaD gene encoding tRNA (adenosine(37)-N6)-threonylcarbamoyltransferase complex transferase subunit TsaD encodes MADSRDEPLVLGIETSCDETGVGVVRGTTLLADAVASSVDEHARFGGVVPEVASRAHLEAMVPTIDRALKEAGVSARDLDGIAVTAGPGLAGALLVGVSAAKAYAYALGKPLYGVNHLASHICVDQLEHGALPEPTMALLVSGGHSSLLLSTDITSDVRPLGATIDDAAGEAFDKIARVLNLGFPGGPVIDRYAREGDPNAIAFPRGLTGPRDAAYDFSFSGLKTAVARWIEAKRAAGEEVPVRDVSASFQEAVVDVLTRKAVRACKDEGVDHLMIGGGVAANSRLRALAQERCEAAGIRLRVPRPKLCTDNGAMVAALGAEMVARNRAASDWDLSADSSLPVTEPHVPGQGHPHGHDHDHVHEVSKENLYS; translated from the coding sequence ATGGCTGACTCACGCGACGAGCCTCTCGTCCTGGGGATCGAGACCTCCTGCGACGAGACCGGCGTCGGTGTCGTGCGCGGCACCACCCTGCTGGCCGACGCCGTCGCGTCCAGCGTCGACGAGCACGCCCGCTTCGGCGGCGTCGTCCCGGAGGTGGCCAGCCGCGCCCACCTGGAGGCGATGGTGCCGACCATCGACCGCGCCCTCAAGGAGGCGGGGGTGAGCGCCCGCGACCTCGACGGCATCGCCGTCACCGCCGGGCCCGGCCTCGCGGGTGCCCTGCTGGTCGGCGTCTCGGCGGCCAAGGCGTACGCCTACGCGCTGGGCAAGCCGCTCTACGGCGTGAACCACCTCGCCTCGCACATCTGCGTCGACCAGCTCGAACACGGCGCGCTGCCCGAGCCGACGATGGCACTGCTGGTCTCGGGCGGGCACTCCTCGCTGCTCCTGTCCACGGACATCACCTCGGACGTCCGCCCCCTCGGCGCCACCATCGACGACGCGGCCGGCGAGGCCTTCGACAAGATCGCCCGAGTGCTGAACCTGGGCTTCCCCGGCGGCCCGGTCATCGACCGGTACGCGCGCGAGGGCGACCCGAACGCGATCGCCTTCCCGCGCGGGCTGACCGGCCCGCGCGACGCGGCGTACGACTTCTCCTTCTCCGGTCTGAAGACGGCCGTGGCCCGCTGGATCGAGGCGAAGCGGGCGGCGGGGGAGGAGGTGCCGGTGCGTGACGTGTCGGCGTCCTTCCAGGAGGCGGTCGTGGACGTGCTGACCCGCAAGGCGGTGCGGGCCTGCAAGGACGAGGGCGTGGACCACCTGATGATCGGCGGCGGCGTGGCCGCCAACTCGCGGCTGCGGGCGCTGGCCCAGGAGCGGTGCGAGGCGGCCGGGATCCGGCTGCGGGTGCCGCGCCCCAAGCTGTGCACGGACAACGGCGCGATGGTCGCCGCGCTCGGCGCCGAGATGGTCGCCCGGAACCGGGCCGCCTCCGACTGGGACCTCTCCGCGGACTCCTCCCTGCCGGTGACGGAGCCGCACGTGCCGGGACAGGGTCACCCGCACGGTCACGACCACGACCACGTGCACGAGGTCAGCAAGGAGAACCTCTACTCGTGA
- the alr gene encoding alanine racemase produces the protein MSETTARRDADAVLRARAEIDLAALRANVRALRERAPGAALMAVVKADAYGHGAIPCARAAVAAGATWLGTATPQEALALRAAEPGLPDDVRIMCWLWTPGGPWREAVEARLDVSVSAMWAMEEVTGAARAAGVPARVQLKADTGLGRGGCQPGADWERLVGAALRAEEEGLLRVTGLWSHFACADEPGHPSIAAQLTRFREMTAYAEQRGLRPEVRHIANSPATLTLPDAHFDLVRPGIAMYGVSPSPEIGTPADFGLRPVMTLAASLALVKQVPGGHGVSYGHHYTTPGETTLGLVPLGYADGIPRHASSSGPVLVDGKWRTVAGRIAMDQFVVDLGGDRPEPGAEAVLFGPGDRGEPTAEDWAQAAGTIGYEIVTRIGSRVPRVYVNE, from the coding sequence ATGAGCGAGACAACTGCTCGGCGGGACGCGGACGCGGTACTGCGCGCCCGGGCCGAGATCGACCTGGCCGCCCTGCGGGCCAACGTACGCGCACTGCGCGAACGGGCCCCCGGGGCGGCTCTCATGGCCGTCGTCAAGGCGGACGCCTACGGCCACGGCGCGATCCCCTGCGCCCGCGCGGCCGTCGCGGCCGGTGCGACCTGGCTCGGCACCGCCACCCCGCAGGAGGCCCTCGCCCTGCGCGCGGCGGAGCCCGGACTGCCGGACGACGTACGGATCATGTGCTGGCTGTGGACGCCCGGCGGGCCCTGGCGGGAGGCGGTCGAGGCCCGTCTCGACGTGTCCGTCAGCGCGATGTGGGCCATGGAGGAGGTCACCGGGGCGGCACGGGCGGCCGGGGTGCCCGCGCGCGTGCAGCTCAAGGCCGACACCGGGCTCGGGCGGGGCGGCTGCCAGCCCGGCGCGGACTGGGAGCGGCTGGTCGGGGCCGCGCTGCGGGCCGAGGAGGAGGGGCTGCTGAGGGTCACCGGGCTCTGGTCCCACTTCGCCTGCGCCGACGAGCCCGGCCACCCCTCCATCGCCGCCCAGCTCACCCGTTTCCGGGAGATGACGGCCTACGCCGAGCAGCGGGGCCTGCGCCCCGAGGTGCGGCACATCGCCAACTCGCCGGCCACCCTCACCCTCCCCGACGCCCACTTCGACCTCGTACGGCCCGGCATCGCGATGTACGGCGTCTCACCGAGCCCCGAGATCGGCACCCCGGCCGACTTCGGGCTGCGCCCCGTGATGACGCTGGCCGCCTCGCTGGCCCTGGTCAAGCAGGTCCCCGGCGGCCACGGCGTCAGCTACGGGCACCACTACACCACCCCCGGCGAGACCACCCTCGGCCTCGTCCCGCTCGGCTACGCGGACGGCATCCCCCGGCACGCCTCCTCCAGCGGCCCCGTCCTGGTCGACGGCAAGTGGCGCACGGTCGCGGGGCGGATCGCGATGGACCAGTTCGTCGTCGACCTGGGCGGGGACCGGCCCGAGCCGGGCGCCGAGGCGGTGCTGTTCGGACCGGGCGACCGCGGCGAGCCCACCGCCGAGGACTGGGCCCAGGCGGCGGGCACCATCGGGTACGAGATCGTCACCCGGATCGGAAGCCGAGTCCCGCGCGTCTACGTCAACGAATGA
- the tsaB gene encoding tRNA (adenosine(37)-N6)-threonylcarbamoyltransferase complex dimerization subunit type 1 TsaB → MLLLALDTATPAVTVALHDGTDVIASSSQVDARRHGELLLPAVDRVLAEAGLRLDAVTAVVAGIGPGPYTGLRVGLMTADAFGLALGVPVHGVCTLDGLAFAADLEGPFVVATDARRKEVYWARYADSRTRLTDPAVDRPADIAGQVAGLPAVGAGALLYPDTFPRAHEPEHVSAAALARLAAEKLAAGEELPAPRPLYLRRPDAQVPKNYKVVTPK, encoded by the coding sequence GTGCTCTTGCTCGCTCTGGATACCGCCACGCCCGCCGTGACCGTCGCGCTGCACGACGGTACGGACGTCATCGCCTCGTCGAGCCAGGTCGACGCGCGCCGGCACGGTGAGCTGCTGCTGCCCGCCGTGGACCGGGTGCTCGCGGAGGCCGGTCTGCGGCTCGACGCCGTCACCGCCGTCGTCGCAGGCATCGGCCCCGGCCCGTACACGGGGCTGCGGGTCGGCCTGATGACCGCGGACGCCTTCGGGCTCGCGCTCGGCGTGCCCGTGCACGGCGTGTGCACACTGGACGGCCTCGCGTTCGCCGCCGACCTGGAGGGCCCCTTCGTGGTGGCGACCGACGCCCGCCGCAAGGAGGTCTACTGGGCGCGGTACGCCGACTCCCGCACCCGGCTCACCGACCCTGCCGTGGACCGGCCCGCCGACATCGCCGGGCAGGTGGCCGGGCTCCCGGCCGTCGGCGCGGGCGCGCTGCTCTACCCGGACACCTTCCCCCGGGCGCACGAGCCGGAGCACGTGTCCGCCGCCGCGCTGGCCCGGCTGGCCGCCGAGAAGCTGGCGGCGGGGGAGGAGCTGCCCGCGCCCCGGCCGCTGTACCTGCGCCGTCCGGATGCCCAGGTCCCCAAGAACTACAAGGTGGTCACCCCGAAGTGA
- a CDS encoding alpha/beta fold hydrolase codes for MSESNAEAVAAAVASATEAATEAAAGGWRRATGIAGVAIGVVAAGAAAGVAIERLTVGRGMRQKARLALDSTGPYGGLRGTPGKAYAEDGTELYYEVDDLDPEAGADPAPRRRRLFGRKAPAPVTVVFSHGYCLNQDSWHFQRAALRGVVRAVYWDQRSHGRSGRGVAQTRDDRPVSIEELGRDLKAVIDAAAPEGPIVLVGHSMGGMTVMALADAFPDLVRERVVGVALVGTSSGRLGEVNFGLPVAGVNAVRRVLPGVLRALGQRAELVERGRRATADLFAGIIKRYSFASRDVDPAVARFAERMIESTPIDVVAEYYPAFNDHDKTEALAHFAGLPVLVLAGVRDLVTPSEHSEAIADLLPDAELVLVPDAGHLVMLEHPELVTDRLADLLARAGAVPTAATVDGYGSTSSTGPG; via the coding sequence GTGAGCGAGAGCAACGCGGAGGCCGTCGCGGCGGCCGTCGCCTCCGCCACGGAGGCCGCCACCGAGGCCGCCGCCGGCGGCTGGCGCCGGGCGACCGGCATAGCCGGGGTCGCGATAGGCGTGGTCGCGGCCGGCGCCGCGGCCGGCGTCGCGATAGAACGGCTCACCGTCGGCCGCGGGATGCGCCAGAAGGCCCGCCTCGCCCTCGACTCGACGGGCCCCTACGGCGGACTGCGCGGCACGCCCGGCAAGGCGTACGCCGAGGACGGCACCGAGCTGTACTACGAGGTCGACGACCTCGACCCGGAGGCCGGGGCCGACCCCGCCCCGCGCCGCAGGCGGCTGTTCGGCCGCAAGGCGCCCGCACCCGTCACCGTCGTCTTCAGCCACGGCTACTGCCTCAACCAGGACTCCTGGCACTTCCAGCGGGCGGCCCTCAGGGGCGTCGTCCGCGCCGTCTACTGGGACCAGCGCAGCCACGGCCGGTCCGGGCGGGGCGTGGCCCAGACGCGGGACGACCGGCCGGTCAGCATCGAGGAACTGGGCCGCGACCTCAAGGCCGTCATCGACGCGGCCGCGCCCGAGGGCCCGATCGTGCTGGTCGGCCACTCCATGGGCGGCATGACCGTGATGGCGCTGGCCGACGCCTTCCCCGACCTGGTCCGCGAGCGCGTCGTCGGCGTCGCCCTCGTCGGTACGTCGTCCGGGCGGCTCGGCGAGGTCAACTTCGGGCTGCCGGTGGCCGGCGTCAACGCGGTGCGGCGGGTGCTGCCGGGCGTGCTCAGGGCGCTGGGGCAGCGGGCCGAGCTGGTGGAGCGGGGGCGGCGGGCGACGGCGGACCTGTTCGCCGGGATCATCAAGCGGTACTCGTTCGCGTCCCGGGACGTCGACCCGGCCGTGGCCCGGTTCGCCGAGCGGATGATCGAGTCGACGCCGATCGACGTCGTCGCCGAGTACTACCCGGCCTTCAACGACCACGACAAGACCGAGGCCCTCGCCCACTTCGCGGGCCTTCCGGTCCTGGTCCTGGCCGGGGTGCGGGACCTGGTGACGCCGAGCGAGCACAGCGAGGCGATCGCCGACCTGCTGCCGGACGCCGAGCTGGTGCTGGTCCCCGACGCGGGGCACCTGGTGATGCTGGAGCACCCGGAGCTGGTCACCGACCGCCTCGCCGACCTGCTCGCCCGCGCGGGCGCCGTGCCCACAGCGGCTACCGTGGACGGTTATGGAAGCACCAGCAGCACAGGGCCCGGCTGA
- the tsaE gene encoding tRNA (adenosine(37)-N6)-threonylcarbamoyltransferase complex ATPase subunit type 1 TsaE, translated as MEAPAAQGPAEPSGPSGASGPADVEITVTSPEQMRELGRRLAKLLRAGDLVMLSGELGAGKTTLTRGLGEGLGVRGAVTSPTFVIARVHPSLGDGPPLVHVDAYRLSGGLDEMEDLDLDVSLPDSVIVVEWGEGKVEELTEDRLRLRIERAVGDTTDEVRHVTVTGLGERWARADVSVLAG; from the coding sequence ATGGAAGCACCAGCAGCACAGGGCCCGGCTGAGCCGTCCGGACCCTCCGGAGCCTCAGGGCCCGCCGACGTCGAGATCACCGTCACCTCGCCCGAGCAGATGCGGGAACTGGGCCGCAGGCTCGCGAAGCTGCTGCGCGCCGGTGACCTGGTGATGCTCAGCGGGGAGCTGGGCGCGGGCAAGACGACGCTGACCCGCGGACTCGGCGAAGGGCTCGGCGTGCGGGGCGCCGTGACCTCCCCGACCTTCGTGATCGCCCGCGTGCACCCCTCGCTCGGTGACGGTCCGCCGCTCGTCCACGTGGACGCCTACCGGCTCTCCGGCGGCCTCGACGAGATGGAGGACCTCGACCTCGACGTGTCCCTGCCCGACTCGGTGATCGTGGTCGAGTGGGGCGAGGGCAAGGTCGAGGAGCTGACCGAGGACCGGCTGCGGCTCCGGATCGAGCGGGCCGTCGGCGACACCACGGACGAGGTGCGGCACGTGACGGTGACCGGCCTGGGCGAGCGGTGGGCCAGGGCCGACGTGAGCGTCCTCGCCGGCTGA
- the rimI gene encoding ribosomal protein S18-alanine N-acetyltransferase: MTEPATAESVPAALREMRWWDIDPVLRMERELFPEDAWSRGMFWSELAHARGPGATRRYLVAEEDGHVVGYAGLVTSGEQADVQTIAVARDHWGTGLGARLLTELLRAATDFECAEVLLECRVDNTRAQRLYERFGFEPIGFRRGYYQPGNVDALVMRLTDPSTSVPGTERGTENHG, translated from the coding sequence GTGACCGAGCCAGCCACTGCCGAGTCCGTACCCGCCGCGCTGCGCGAGATGCGCTGGTGGGACATCGACCCCGTGCTGCGCATGGAGCGGGAGCTGTTCCCCGAGGACGCCTGGTCGCGGGGGATGTTCTGGTCCGAGCTGGCGCACGCGCGCGGGCCCGGCGCGACCAGGCGCTACCTGGTCGCCGAGGAGGACGGCCACGTCGTCGGCTACGCGGGCCTGGTCACCTCCGGCGAGCAGGCCGACGTGCAGACCATCGCCGTCGCCCGCGACCACTGGGGCACCGGCCTCGGCGCGCGGCTGCTGACCGAGCTGCTGCGCGCGGCGACCGACTTCGAGTGCGCCGAGGTGCTGCTCGAGTGCCGGGTGGACAACACCCGCGCCCAGCGGCTGTACGAGCGCTTCGGCTTCGAGCCCATCGGCTTCAGACGCGGCTACTACCAGCCGGGGAACGTGGACGCCCTGGTGATGCGCCTGACCGACCCGTCCACCTCCGTACCGGGAACCGAACGAGGAACCGAGAACCATGGCTGA
- a CDS encoding helix-turn-helix domain-containing protein: MTGGDDETAQVMTSLGARLRAIRQARGLTLAQLAAVTGISVSTLSRLESGQREPGLRHLLPLARAHRLPLDELVGSRTGDPRVHPRPFTRHGQTWVPLTRNPNDGLHAYKQILPAPATPRTEWTPRPEQGSHEGHEWLYVLSGRLLLALGEHDLVLTAGETAEFDTRVPHGIANAGDQPVEWIALYGAQGERMHIRVRPTAD; the protein is encoded by the coding sequence ATGACCGGCGGTGACGACGAGACGGCACAGGTGATGACCTCGCTCGGGGCCCGCCTGCGCGCCATCCGGCAGGCCCGCGGGCTCACGCTGGCCCAGCTCGCCGCCGTCACCGGCATCTCCGTGAGCACCCTGTCCCGGCTGGAGTCGGGGCAGCGCGAGCCCGGGCTGCGGCACCTGCTGCCGCTGGCCCGCGCGCACCGGCTGCCCCTGGACGAACTCGTCGGTTCGCGCACCGGCGACCCCCGCGTCCATCCCCGCCCCTTCACCCGGCACGGACAGACCTGGGTCCCGCTCACCCGGAACCCCAACGACGGGCTGCACGCCTACAAGCAGATCCTCCCCGCCCCGGCCACTCCGCGCACCGAGTGGACACCGCGCCCCGAGCAGGGGTCGCACGAGGGCCACGAGTGGCTCTACGTCCTCTCCGGCCGTCTGCTCCTCGCCCTCGGCGAGCACGATCTGGTCCTGACGGCCGGGGAGACGGCGGAGTTCGACACCCGCGTCCCGCACGGCATCGCGAACGCCGGGGACCAGCCCGTCGAGTGGATCGCCCTGTACGGCGCGCAGGGCGAACGCATGCACATCCGGGTCCGGCCGACCGCCGACTGA
- a CDS encoding YciI family protein, whose protein sequence is MPRYLSLIRIEESDALAGGPSPELIQRMEQLMEEMTKAGVLLDTAGLTPTSQGTRVHYEGGQISVTDGPFTETKEVIGGYSLLQAKDRAEAVEWTKRFLKVHEEYWTVTCEVRELMEG, encoded by the coding sequence ATGCCCCGCTACCTGTCCCTCATCCGCATCGAGGAGTCCGACGCCCTCGCCGGCGGCCCCAGCCCCGAGCTGATCCAGCGGATGGAGCAGCTGATGGAGGAGATGACCAAGGCCGGCGTCCTGCTGGACACCGCCGGCCTGACCCCGACCAGCCAGGGCACCCGCGTCCACTACGAGGGCGGGCAGATCTCCGTCACCGACGGGCCCTTCACCGAGACCAAGGAGGTCATCGGCGGCTACTCCCTCCTCCAGGCCAAGGACCGGGCCGAGGCGGTCGAGTGGACCAAGCGGTTCCTGAAGGTGCACGAGGAGTACTGGACGGTGACCTGCGAGGTACGCGAGCTGATGGAGGGCTGA
- a CDS encoding RNA polymerase sigma factor, with protein sequence MEAQPTAAFETVFRLESPRVIAGVARLVRDVGIAEELTQDALVAALEQWPRDGVPDNPGAWLMTTARRRAVDLIRRRETYARKLAEIGRDLPVAAPPPEEPADPEDIDDDLLRLVFTACHPVLSAEARIALTLRLLGGLTTPEIARARLVPEPTVAQRIVRAKRTLARKNVPFEVPYGPDRAARLDSVLEVIYLIFNEGYAATAGDDWLRPALCEDALRLARVLSALMPKEPEVHGLTALLEFQSSRTAARTAPDGEPVLLRDQNRHRWNRLLITRGVTALGHAHATTGANGPGPYALQAAIAACHATARTYEETDWPRIATLYGLLAARAPSPVVELNRAVAVSMAEGPAPALALVDALAAEPALRDYHLLPSVRGDLLLRLDRTAEAREEFERAASLTRNARERALLLRRARETAG encoded by the coding sequence GTGGAAGCACAGCCCACCGCGGCCTTCGAAACCGTCTTCCGGCTCGAGTCGCCCCGCGTGATCGCCGGGGTCGCCCGGCTCGTCCGGGACGTCGGCATCGCCGAGGAACTCACCCAGGACGCCCTGGTCGCCGCCCTGGAGCAGTGGCCGAGGGACGGCGTGCCGGACAACCCGGGCGCCTGGCTCATGACCACCGCCCGCCGCCGCGCCGTCGACCTGATCCGGCGCCGGGAGACCTACGCCCGCAAGCTCGCCGAGATCGGCCGGGACCTGCCCGTGGCGGCGCCCCCGCCCGAGGAGCCCGCCGACCCCGAGGACATCGACGACGACCTGCTGCGGCTGGTCTTCACCGCCTGCCACCCGGTGCTCTCCGCCGAGGCCCGCATCGCCCTCACCCTGCGCCTGCTCGGCGGCCTGACCACACCGGAGATCGCCCGCGCCCGCCTCGTCCCCGAACCGACGGTCGCGCAGCGCATCGTCCGCGCGAAACGCACCCTGGCCAGGAAGAACGTACCCTTCGAGGTGCCGTACGGACCGGACCGGGCGGCCCGCCTCGACTCGGTCCTGGAGGTCATCTACCTGATCTTCAACGAGGGCTACGCGGCCACCGCCGGCGACGACTGGCTCCGCCCCGCCCTGTGCGAGGACGCCCTGCGGCTGGCCCGCGTCCTGTCCGCCCTGATGCCGAAGGAGCCCGAGGTCCACGGCCTGACCGCGCTGCTGGAGTTCCAGTCCTCCCGCACCGCCGCCCGCACCGCCCCCGACGGCGAGCCGGTGCTGCTTCGGGACCAGAACCGCCACCGCTGGAACCGCCTGCTCATCACCCGCGGCGTCACCGCCCTCGGCCACGCCCACGCCACCACCGGCGCCAACGGGCCGGGCCCCTACGCCCTCCAGGCCGCGATCGCCGCCTGCCACGCCACGGCCCGCACCTACGAGGAGACCGACTGGCCGCGCATCGCGACGCTCTACGGCCTGCTCGCGGCCCGCGCCCCGTCCCCGGTCGTCGAACTCAACCGCGCGGTCGCCGTCTCCATGGCCGAGGGCCCCGCCCCCGCCCTGGCCCTGGTCGACGCCCTCGCCGCCGAACCCGCCCTGCGCGACTACCACCTGCTCCCCAGCGTCCGGGGCGACCTCCTGCTCCGCCTGGACCGCACGGCGGAGGCCCGCGAGGAGTTCGAACGGGCCGCCTCCCTGACCCGCAACGCCCGCGAACGCGCCCTGCTGCTGCGCCGGGCCCGGGAGACGGCCGGTTAG
- a CDS encoding holo-ACP synthase, translating into MSIIGVGIDVAEVERFGAALERTPALAGRLFLESELLLPGGERRGVASLAARFAAKEALAKALGAPAGLLWTDAEVWVETGGRPRLRVTGTVAARAAELGVASWHVSLSHDAGIASAVVIAEG; encoded by the coding sequence ATGAGCATCATCGGGGTCGGGATCGACGTGGCCGAGGTCGAGCGGTTCGGGGCAGCGCTGGAGCGCACACCGGCCCTGGCGGGGCGGCTGTTCCTGGAGAGCGAGTTGCTGCTGCCCGGCGGGGAGCGCCGGGGCGTGGCCTCGCTCGCCGCCCGGTTCGCGGCGAAGGAGGCGCTGGCCAAGGCGCTGGGCGCACCGGCGGGACTGCTGTGGACGGACGCCGAGGTGTGGGTCGAGACCGGTGGGCGGCCGCGGCTGCGGGTCACGGGGACGGTGGCGGCGCGGGCGGCGGAGCTGGGCGTGGCGTCGTGGCACGTGTCGCTGAGCCACGACGCGGGGATCGCGTCGGCGGTGGTGATCGCGGAGGGATAG
- a CDS encoding LCP family protein gives MAARGGQDGRGGRRKALRVAGLALAGSLLLGAGAAGWAYWHLNGNIRSVDINGALGDDRPARPVTVPSASPSASPVPTGALNILVLGSDSRTGEENQELGGGDSGGARSDTAMVVHLDAGRTAATVVSIPRDTLVERPSCPLPSGGTTRAASGAMFNTAYELGGPVCAVKTVETLTGVRMDHYVEVDFSGFADLVDALGGVTVTTDVDIDDDKSHLHLDAGTHHLDGTEALGLARTRYGLAGGSDLARIELQHKLVKALLEQVSATDLLTDPAQLYQVADALTGSLTTDTGLDSLGELTNLGRSLGDLAADDVRTLTMPVLPAPSDPNRVVADQPDAAELWESLR, from the coding sequence ATGGCGGCGCGGGGCGGACAGGACGGGCGGGGCGGCCGCCGGAAGGCGTTGAGGGTGGCCGGTCTGGCCCTGGCCGGCTCCCTGCTGCTCGGCGCCGGGGCGGCGGGCTGGGCCTACTGGCACCTGAACGGCAACATCAGGAGCGTCGACATCAACGGCGCGCTCGGAGACGACCGCCCCGCGCGACCGGTCACCGTCCCCTCCGCCTCGCCCTCCGCCTCCCCGGTGCCCACCGGCGCCCTGAACATCCTGGTCCTCGGCTCCGACTCGCGCACCGGCGAGGAGAACCAGGAGCTGGGCGGCGGCGACAGCGGCGGAGCCCGCTCGGACACGGCCATGGTCGTCCACCTGGACGCCGGCCGCACCGCCGCCACCGTCGTCAGCATCCCGCGCGACACCCTCGTCGAGCGGCCCTCCTGCCCATTGCCGTCCGGCGGTACGACCAGGGCGGCGAGCGGCGCGATGTTCAACACCGCCTACGAACTGGGCGGGCCGGTCTGCGCCGTGAAGACCGTCGAGACGCTCACCGGCGTGCGCATGGACCACTACGTCGAGGTCGACTTCTCCGGCTTCGCCGACCTGGTGGACGCGCTCGGCGGGGTCACCGTCACCACGGACGTGGACATCGACGACGACAAGAGCCACCTGCACCTGGACGCGGGCACCCACCACCTCGACGGCACCGAGGCCCTCGGCCTGGCCCGCACCCGGTACGGACTGGCCGGCGGCAGCGACCTCGCCCGGATAGAGCTCCAGCACAAGCTCGTCAAGGCGCTCCTCGAACAGGTCTCCGCCACCGACCTGCTCACCGACCCCGCACAGCTCTACCAGGTCGCCGACGCGCTCACCGGCAGCCTCACCACCGACACCGGCCTGGACTCGCTGGGCGAGCTGACGAACCTGGGCCGCAGCCTCGGGGACCTCGCCGCGGACGACGTACGCACACTGACGATGCCGGTGCTGCCCGCCCCCTCGGACCCCAACCGGGTCGTGGCCGACCAGCCGGACGCCGCCGAGCTGTGGGAATCGCTGCGCTGA